One genomic window of Pocillopora verrucosa isolate sample1 chromosome 8, ASM3666991v2, whole genome shotgun sequence includes the following:
- the LOC131786000 gene encoding uncharacterized protein isoform X2, which produces MAWPFHHLCLQRKSELKCVSIEGKQLNVKPKCLKEGEKGIQVYSYKSCQSWTGFRDLKESTEAQFDDQDLRERTLTSENDQTGSRTLYPNNMQSALFETDFDRRYVCDVTSNTERNSKQEQFSSLLGDWTESSNHNEQTSRVNSQMDYLPESTNTNSGNQRGTYKYHGHPLRNENSREEFTSLPGKFASEDFLFRSTQNNETFDFKRPLSKLSVASDITLRGSLELFPDCKKGQGSDSLASTVLSVASSDYSAPTIQSSVIESQPTGSSIQQSTDSPAESIHDKNFEDQTRLPSTRQIPSGKTHSKIVSGKQESGKQKARNIPAVQDQDKTLANLEKLRQKLLEEKQKQLDALKQQELKRLQKQIRVQGIGSEHTYASFHSHSKHCTMERPRSSSVPLTKQSDLTQALLEESESHTVKTDRSSADYHRPGTAPLRRPISMPPGEMYSILELSGENLDFDNHDEDNVEPESSSDKENHVGEEVDVFRGNRNNAFVENVPGDVMNRRKSEQRNMNPFIAWKDSKIFSPEVDDQFVYNGQDKFAKLSAHAKGFLTRLLMKTDKVQGLIKTVKDTRDVLEDICKEDTQSVQEKILKENVEGHLRIARGSLHDVFFKISIRERMSYIAHSRDLARAKEAKRRNTRSSIGQSRLSAVTLRAIQRRQEGLDTSVTQTVNSEVKPKPELKEEKKKKTWNIRVLKPQQGHTSPPLPDRARSKKPNSRPATAPEKPLNPRFQKDDALNRPKTTGNTYGKPDKPSRSSLGGGYQPPNRPSRQSIGSITKQPKVTAQPRAKKRLSLPESAQPRIKGHVTTKDAVQRPKTASEVKRSSRTLAANFSH; this is translated from the exons ATGGCATGGCCCTTCCACCACCTCTG CTTACAGAGAAAGAGCGAGCTGAAATGCGTCAGCATAGAAGGGAAGCAGTTAAATGTGAAGCCAAAATGTTTGAAAGAAGGAGAGAAAGGTATTCAGGTCTACTCCTACAAGTCATGTCAGTCGTGGACAGGATTCAG GGATTTGAAGGAGTCAACTGAAGCTCAATTTGATGATCAAGATTTAAGAGAGAGGACACTTACTTCAGAAAATGATCAGACGGGAAGCAGAACATTATATCCAAATAATATGCAATCTGCTTTGTTTGAGACTGACTTTGATAGAAGATATGTGTGTGATGTTACTTCCAACactgaaagaaattcaaagcAAGAACAGTTCAGTTCATTACTAGGAGACTGGACTGAAAGCAGTAATCATAATGAGCAAACAAGCAGAGTGAACAGTCAGATGGATTATTTACCAGAATCTACAAATACCAACTCTGGAAATCAAAGAGGAACATATAAATACCATGGCCATCCATTAAGAAATGAGAATTCTAGGGAAGAATTTACAAGTTTGCCTGGAAAATTTGCAAGTGAAGATTTCCTGTTTAGGTCCACTCAAAATAATGAAACCTTTGATTTTAAAAGACCACTTTCAAAACTCTCTGTTGCTTCAGACATTACTTTGCGAGGCTCCCTTGAATTGTTTCCAGACTGTAAGAAGGGGCAAGGGTCTGATTCACTTGCATCTACTGTTTTGTCTGTGGCCTCATCAG ATTACAGTGCTCCAACTATACAATCATCTGTTATAGAATCACAGCCCACAGGATCTTCCATTCAACAGAGTACAGATTCACCAGCTGAGAGCATCCATGACAAAAACTTTGAAGACCAGACAAGATTGCCATCCACAAGGCAAATACCAAGCGGCAAGACTCACTCAAAGATAGTTTCAGGAAAACAAGAGTCTGGGAAACAAAAAGCTAGAAATATACCAGCTGTCCAAGACCAAGATAAAACTCTGGCAAACTTGGAAAAACTAAGGCAAAAACTCcttgaggaaaaacaaaagcaactgGATGCTCTGAAGCAACAGGAGCTGAAAAGGCTTCAAAAACAAATAAGGGTACAAGGAATTGGTTCAGAGCATACATATGCTTCCTTTCATAGCCACAGCAAGCATTGTACAATGGAGAGACCACGGTCTAGTTCTGTACCTTTGACAAAGCAATCAGACCTAACACAGGCACTCCTTGAGGAATCAGAAAGTCATACAGTTAAAACTGATAGATCATCTGCAGATTATCACAGACCAGGAACAGCACCCCTTCGTAGACCTATTTCAATGCCTCCAGGTGAAATGTACTCTATTCTAGAGCTAAGTGGAGAGAATCTTGATTTTGATAACCATGATGAAGACAATGTTGAACCTGAATCATCTTCTGATAAAGAGAACCATGTTGGAGAGGAGGTTGACGTTTTCAGAGGAAACAGAAACAATGCTTTTGTGGAGAATGTTCCTGGTGATGTTATGAATAGAAGAAAAAGTGAGCAGAGAAACATGAATCCTTTCATTGCATGGAAGGATTCCAAGATCTTCTCACCAGAAGTGGATGACCAG TTTGTGTATAATGGACAGGATAAATTTGCCAAACTCTCAGCCCATGCCAAAGGATTTCTAACGAGGTTATTAATGAAAACTGACAAGGTACAAGGCTTGATAAAGACAGTTAAG GACACCAGAGATGTCTTGGAAGATATATGTAAAGAAGACACACAGTCTGTTCAGGAAAAGATACTCAAAGAGAATGTCGAGGGCCAT CTAAGAATAGCAAGAGGTAGTCTACATGACGTGTTCTTTAAGATATCTATAAGGGAGAGAATGTCCTACATAGCCCATTCAAGAGACTTAGCAAGAGCTAAAGAGGCTAAGCGCAGAAACACCAGG AGCTCTATAGGCCAGTCAAGACTATCTGCTGTCACTTTACGGGCAATACAGAGAAGACAGGAAGGATTAGATAC CTCTGTAACACAAACTGTAAATTCAGAGGTGAAGCCAAAACCTGAActgaaggaagagaagaaaaagaaaacttggaacATCAG GGTTCTAAAACCACAGCAGGGACATACTTCTCCACCTCTACCTGACAGAGCAAG GTCTAAGAAGCCAAACTCCAGACCAGCCACAGCCCCAGAGAAACCTCT TAATCCCAGGTTTCAAAAGGATGATGCTCTTAACCGACCCAAAACAACAGGTAATACATATGGAAAACCTGATAAGCCATCCAGATCTAGCTTGGGAGGTGGATATCAACCTCCAAATAGACCATCAAGACAAAGTATTGGCAGTATTACTAAACAACCCAAAGTTACGGCTCAACCAAGGGCAAAGAAACGACTGAGTCTACCAGAGAGTGCTCAACCAAGAATTAAAGGACATGTTACAACCAAAGATGCAGTGCAGAGGCCTAAAACAGCTTCAGAGGTGAAGAGAAGTTCAAGAACCTTGGCTGCAAACTTTTCACATTAA
- the LOC131786011 gene encoding uncharacterized protein isoform X2, which translates to MLFKSLRNSPHPRKALAGIRHSLVSSLCRKMGNSLSEREKNEADFGEELYEIVQQIYPEHADYITGMLLELDCNELKRILTSTNREELLCKIHKAAGHVLPERLDCQLVKDSASEQSKNPENPCLSFRGNSHVRDSSTDISDKSNKSERCSILPSGSSTHHNDSLKTKQALGEQMYALIEEQYPDDAEKLTGILLEMDIQSLELMIKDSNLLEQKLGEIISLLENDSGQIKNSQTETAQRQCQNKTSIGEELYSLVSELGCDQADKITGMLLEMDAYDLEVILRDQEVLKEKVNQALWALNNQSDISETISPSTEQDDKAVYGEQLYYKICEWFPENADKISGMLLEMNIATLEMLLNDSAALQEKAAYAASILTTAKTNSETQHLPPSEKSEAETIKRLEEKLYDIINDWYPGKAHKLTGMLMDIDSAALENLVLNKQMLKEKVEGTLAVLHRMEQTSSNREPTKHCSPGDSMKEELGEQLYGKIEESHPENADKITGMLLEMSVEDLHRLLKNPLELQEKIMLAENVLKID; encoded by the exons ATGCTCTTTAAATCGCTTCGAAACTCCCCTCACCCCAGAAAGGCTCTGGCTGGCATTCGTCATTCACTCGTGAGCTCTTTGTGCAGGAAAATGGGAAATTCACTCAGTGAACGCGAGAAAAATGAAGCTGACTTTGGAGAGGAATTGTACGAAATAGTGCAACAAATATATCCAGAACATGCTGATTACATTACTGGTATGTTACTGGAGTTAGACTGCAATGAACTCAAACGAATTCTAACCTCAACAAATCGTGAAGAGCTTCTTTGTAAGATTCACAAAGCTGCAGGGCATGTACTTCCCGAAAG GTTAGATTGTCAACTGGTCAAAGATAGCGCAagtgaacaaagcaaaaaccCTGAAAATCCTTGTCTTTCTTTCAGAGGGAATTCACATGTAAGAGACTCATCCACAGATATATCtgataaaagtaataaatccGAAAGATGCAGCATTTTACCTTCTGGATCCTCTACACACCACAATGACAgtcttaaaacaaaacaagcctTAGGTGAACAGATGTATGCCTTGATTGAAGAGCAATATCCAGATGATGCAGAAAAACTGACAGGAATTTTGCTAGAAATGGATATTCAAAGTTTAGAGCTCATGATCAAGGATTCAAACTTGTTAGAACAAAAACTGGGAGAAATCATATCACTTTTGGAAAATGACTCtggacaaataaaaaatagCCAAACAGAGACGGCACAGAGACAATGTCAAAATAAGACTTCTATTGGAGAAGAACTTTATAGTTTGGTTAGTGAACTTGGCTGTGATCAAGCTGACAAAATCACAGGGATGCTTCTAGAAATGGATGCTTACGATTTAGAAGTGATCCTCAGAGACCAAGAggtgttaaaagaaaaagtgaatcAGGCATTATGGGCACTCAATAATCAGAGTGACATAAGTGAAACTATATCACCCTCAACAGAACAGGACGACAAAGCAGTTTATGGTGAACAACTGTATTACAAAATCTGTGAATGGTTCCCAGAGAATGCGGACAAAATCTCTGGTATGTTATTAGAAATGAATATTGCTACTTTAGAAATGTTGCTTAATGATTCTGCAGCACTACAAGAAAAAGCTGCATATGCTGCAAGCATCCTCACCACAGCAAAAACTAACAGTGAAACACAACACCTTCCACCTTCTGAAAAATCTGAGGCAGAAACAATAAAAAGGTTAGAAGAGAAGCTTTATGATATAATAAATGATTGGTATCCAGGAAAAGCTCATAAATTGACAGGCATGTTGATGGATATTGACAGTGCAGcattggagaatttggttttaaacaAGCAGATGTTGAAGGAAAAAGTTGAGGGAACATTAGCTGTCCTACACAGAATGGAACAAACTAGCTCAAACAG GGAACCAACTAAACACTGCAGCCCAGGAGATTCCATGAAAGAAGAGTTGGGAGAACAACTGTATGGGAAGATTGAGGAGTCACATCCTGAAAATGCTGATAAAATCACAGGAATGCTTTTGGAAATGAGTGTAGAAGACCTTCACAGACTTCTGAAAAATCCTCTGgaacttcaagaaaaaataatgcttgcagaaaatgtcttaaaaataGACTGA
- the LOC131786000 gene encoding uncharacterized protein isoform X1 translates to MARELEEKHSVEMPSCLRALFEQTSSEQQDKWFANNARFSTKSHKSILSFNGMALPPPLLTEKERAEMRQHRREAVKCEAKMFERRRERYSGLLLQVMSVVDRIQKQRDLKESTEAQFDDQDLRERTLTSENDQTGSRTLYPNNMQSALFETDFDRRYVCDVTSNTERNSKQEQFSSLLGDWTESSNHNEQTSRVNSQMDYLPESTNTNSGNQRGTYKYHGHPLRNENSREEFTSLPGKFASEDFLFRSTQNNETFDFKRPLSKLSVASDITLRGSLELFPDCKKGQGSDSLASTVLSVASSDYSAPTIQSSVIESQPTGSSIQQSTDSPAESIHDKNFEDQTRLPSTRQIPSGKTHSKIVSGKQESGKQKARNIPAVQDQDKTLANLEKLRQKLLEEKQKQLDALKQQELKRLQKQIRVQGIGSEHTYASFHSHSKHCTMERPRSSSVPLTKQSDLTQALLEESESHTVKTDRSSADYHRPGTAPLRRPISMPPGEMYSILELSGENLDFDNHDEDNVEPESSSDKENHVGEEVDVFRGNRNNAFVENVPGDVMNRRKSEQRNMNPFIAWKDSKIFSPEVDDQFVYNGQDKFAKLSAHAKGFLTRLLMKTDKVQGLIKTVKDTRDVLEDICKEDTQSVQEKILKENVEGHLRIARGSLHDVFFKISIRERMSYIAHSRDLARAKEAKRRNTRSSIGQSRLSAVTLRAIQRRQEGLDTSVTQTVNSEVKPKPELKEEKKKKTWNIRVLKPQQGHTSPPLPDRARSKKPNSRPATAPEKPLNPRFQKDDALNRPKTTGNTYGKPDKPSRSSLGGGYQPPNRPSRQSIGSITKQPKVTAQPRAKKRLSLPESAQPRIKGHVTTKDAVQRPKTASEVKRSSRTLAANFSH, encoded by the exons ATGGCGCGGGAACTTGAG gaaaaaCATTCAGTGGAGATGCCATCTTGTTTGCGTGCGCTCTTTGAACAAACAAGCAGTGAACAGCAAGACAAATGGTTTGCAAACAACGCTCGTTTTTCGACGAAATCGCACAAATCGATACTGTCATTCAATGGCATGGCCCTTCCACCACCTCTG CTTACAGAGAAAGAGCGAGCTGAAATGCGTCAGCATAGAAGGGAAGCAGTTAAATGTGAAGCCAAAATGTTTGAAAGAAGGAGAGAAAGGTATTCAGGTCTACTCCTACAAGTCATGTCAGTCGTGGACAGGATTCAG aaACAAAGGGATTTGAAGGAGTCAACTGAAGCTCAATTTGATGATCAAGATTTAAGAGAGAGGACACTTACTTCAGAAAATGATCAGACGGGAAGCAGAACATTATATCCAAATAATATGCAATCTGCTTTGTTTGAGACTGACTTTGATAGAAGATATGTGTGTGATGTTACTTCCAACactgaaagaaattcaaagcAAGAACAGTTCAGTTCATTACTAGGAGACTGGACTGAAAGCAGTAATCATAATGAGCAAACAAGCAGAGTGAACAGTCAGATGGATTATTTACCAGAATCTACAAATACCAACTCTGGAAATCAAAGAGGAACATATAAATACCATGGCCATCCATTAAGAAATGAGAATTCTAGGGAAGAATTTACAAGTTTGCCTGGAAAATTTGCAAGTGAAGATTTCCTGTTTAGGTCCACTCAAAATAATGAAACCTTTGATTTTAAAAGACCACTTTCAAAACTCTCTGTTGCTTCAGACATTACTTTGCGAGGCTCCCTTGAATTGTTTCCAGACTGTAAGAAGGGGCAAGGGTCTGATTCACTTGCATCTACTGTTTTGTCTGTGGCCTCATCAG ATTACAGTGCTCCAACTATACAATCATCTGTTATAGAATCACAGCCCACAGGATCTTCCATTCAACAGAGTACAGATTCACCAGCTGAGAGCATCCATGACAAAAACTTTGAAGACCAGACAAGATTGCCATCCACAAGGCAAATACCAAGCGGCAAGACTCACTCAAAGATAGTTTCAGGAAAACAAGAGTCTGGGAAACAAAAAGCTAGAAATATACCAGCTGTCCAAGACCAAGATAAAACTCTGGCAAACTTGGAAAAACTAAGGCAAAAACTCcttgaggaaaaacaaaagcaactgGATGCTCTGAAGCAACAGGAGCTGAAAAGGCTTCAAAAACAAATAAGGGTACAAGGAATTGGTTCAGAGCATACATATGCTTCCTTTCATAGCCACAGCAAGCATTGTACAATGGAGAGACCACGGTCTAGTTCTGTACCTTTGACAAAGCAATCAGACCTAACACAGGCACTCCTTGAGGAATCAGAAAGTCATACAGTTAAAACTGATAGATCATCTGCAGATTATCACAGACCAGGAACAGCACCCCTTCGTAGACCTATTTCAATGCCTCCAGGTGAAATGTACTCTATTCTAGAGCTAAGTGGAGAGAATCTTGATTTTGATAACCATGATGAAGACAATGTTGAACCTGAATCATCTTCTGATAAAGAGAACCATGTTGGAGAGGAGGTTGACGTTTTCAGAGGAAACAGAAACAATGCTTTTGTGGAGAATGTTCCTGGTGATGTTATGAATAGAAGAAAAAGTGAGCAGAGAAACATGAATCCTTTCATTGCATGGAAGGATTCCAAGATCTTCTCACCAGAAGTGGATGACCAG TTTGTGTATAATGGACAGGATAAATTTGCCAAACTCTCAGCCCATGCCAAAGGATTTCTAACGAGGTTATTAATGAAAACTGACAAGGTACAAGGCTTGATAAAGACAGTTAAG GACACCAGAGATGTCTTGGAAGATATATGTAAAGAAGACACACAGTCTGTTCAGGAAAAGATACTCAAAGAGAATGTCGAGGGCCAT CTAAGAATAGCAAGAGGTAGTCTACATGACGTGTTCTTTAAGATATCTATAAGGGAGAGAATGTCCTACATAGCCCATTCAAGAGACTTAGCAAGAGCTAAAGAGGCTAAGCGCAGAAACACCAGG AGCTCTATAGGCCAGTCAAGACTATCTGCTGTCACTTTACGGGCAATACAGAGAAGACAGGAAGGATTAGATAC CTCTGTAACACAAACTGTAAATTCAGAGGTGAAGCCAAAACCTGAActgaaggaagagaagaaaaagaaaacttggaacATCAG GGTTCTAAAACCACAGCAGGGACATACTTCTCCACCTCTACCTGACAGAGCAAG GTCTAAGAAGCCAAACTCCAGACCAGCCACAGCCCCAGAGAAACCTCT TAATCCCAGGTTTCAAAAGGATGATGCTCTTAACCGACCCAAAACAACAGGTAATACATATGGAAAACCTGATAAGCCATCCAGATCTAGCTTGGGAGGTGGATATCAACCTCCAAATAGACCATCAAGACAAAGTATTGGCAGTATTACTAAACAACCCAAAGTTACGGCTCAACCAAGGGCAAAGAAACGACTGAGTCTACCAGAGAGTGCTCAACCAAGAATTAAAGGACATGTTACAACCAAAGATGCAGTGCAGAGGCCTAAAACAGCTTCAGAGGTGAAGAGAAGTTCAAGAACCTTGGCTGCAAACTTTTCACATTAA
- the LOC131786011 gene encoding uncharacterized protein isoform X1, with protein MLFKSLRNSPHPRKALAGIRHSLVSSLCRKMGNSLSEREKNEADFGEELYEIVQQIYPEHADYITGMLLELDCNELKRILTSTNREELLCKIHKAAGHVLPERLDCQLVKDSASEQSKNPENPCLSFRGNSHVRDSSTDISDKSNKSERCSILPSGSSTHHNDSLKTKQALGEQMYALIEEQYPDDAEKLTGILLEMDIQSLELMIKDSNLLEQKLGEIISLLENDSGQIKNSQTETAQRQCQNKTSIGEELYSLVSELGCDQADKITGMLLEMDAYDLEVILRDQEVLKEKVNQALWALNNQSDISETISPSTEQDDKAVYGEQLYYKICEWFPENADKISGMLLEMNIATLEMLLNDSAALQEKAAYAASILTTAKTNSETQHLPPSEKSEAETIKRLEEKLYDIINDWYPGKAHKLTGMLMDIDSAALENLVLNKQMLKEKVEGTLAVLHRMEQTSSNSHEGPFCREPTKHCSPGDSMKEELGEQLYGKIEESHPENADKITGMLLEMSVEDLHRLLKNPLELQEKIMLAENVLKID; from the exons ATGCTCTTTAAATCGCTTCGAAACTCCCCTCACCCCAGAAAGGCTCTGGCTGGCATTCGTCATTCACTCGTGAGCTCTTTGTGCAGGAAAATGGGAAATTCACTCAGTGAACGCGAGAAAAATGAAGCTGACTTTGGAGAGGAATTGTACGAAATAGTGCAACAAATATATCCAGAACATGCTGATTACATTACTGGTATGTTACTGGAGTTAGACTGCAATGAACTCAAACGAATTCTAACCTCAACAAATCGTGAAGAGCTTCTTTGTAAGATTCACAAAGCTGCAGGGCATGTACTTCCCGAAAG GTTAGATTGTCAACTGGTCAAAGATAGCGCAagtgaacaaagcaaaaaccCTGAAAATCCTTGTCTTTCTTTCAGAGGGAATTCACATGTAAGAGACTCATCCACAGATATATCtgataaaagtaataaatccGAAAGATGCAGCATTTTACCTTCTGGATCCTCTACACACCACAATGACAgtcttaaaacaaaacaagcctTAGGTGAACAGATGTATGCCTTGATTGAAGAGCAATATCCAGATGATGCAGAAAAACTGACAGGAATTTTGCTAGAAATGGATATTCAAAGTTTAGAGCTCATGATCAAGGATTCAAACTTGTTAGAACAAAAACTGGGAGAAATCATATCACTTTTGGAAAATGACTCtggacaaataaaaaatagCCAAACAGAGACGGCACAGAGACAATGTCAAAATAAGACTTCTATTGGAGAAGAACTTTATAGTTTGGTTAGTGAACTTGGCTGTGATCAAGCTGACAAAATCACAGGGATGCTTCTAGAAATGGATGCTTACGATTTAGAAGTGATCCTCAGAGACCAAGAggtgttaaaagaaaaagtgaatcAGGCATTATGGGCACTCAATAATCAGAGTGACATAAGTGAAACTATATCACCCTCAACAGAACAGGACGACAAAGCAGTTTATGGTGAACAACTGTATTACAAAATCTGTGAATGGTTCCCAGAGAATGCGGACAAAATCTCTGGTATGTTATTAGAAATGAATATTGCTACTTTAGAAATGTTGCTTAATGATTCTGCAGCACTACAAGAAAAAGCTGCATATGCTGCAAGCATCCTCACCACAGCAAAAACTAACAGTGAAACACAACACCTTCCACCTTCTGAAAAATCTGAGGCAGAAACAATAAAAAGGTTAGAAGAGAAGCTTTATGATATAATAAATGATTGGTATCCAGGAAAAGCTCATAAATTGACAGGCATGTTGATGGATATTGACAGTGCAGcattggagaatttggttttaaacaAGCAGATGTTGAAGGAAAAAGTTGAGGGAACATTAGCTGTCCTACACAGAATGGAACAAACTAGCTCAAACAG tcatgaaGGCCCATTTTGTAGGGAACCAACTAAACACTGCAGCCCAGGAGATTCCATGAAAGAAGAGTTGGGAGAACAACTGTATGGGAAGATTGAGGAGTCACATCCTGAAAATGCTGATAAAATCACAGGAATGCTTTTGGAAATGAGTGTAGAAGACCTTCACAGACTTCTGAAAAATCCTCTGgaacttcaagaaaaaataatgcttgcagaaaatgtcttaaaaataGACTGA
- the LOC131786011 gene encoding uncharacterized protein isoform X3, which yields MLFKSLRNSPHPRKALAGIRHSLVSSLCRKMGNSLSEREKNEADFGEELYEIVQQIYPEHADYITGMLLELDCNELKRILTSTNREELLCKIHKAAGHVLPERGNSHVRDSSTDISDKSNKSERCSILPSGSSTHHNDSLKTKQALGEQMYALIEEQYPDDAEKLTGILLEMDIQSLELMIKDSNLLEQKLGEIISLLENDSGQIKNSQTETAQRQCQNKTSIGEELYSLVSELGCDQADKITGMLLEMDAYDLEVILRDQEVLKEKVNQALWALNNQSDISETISPSTEQDDKAVYGEQLYYKICEWFPENADKISGMLLEMNIATLEMLLNDSAALQEKAAYAASILTTAKTNSETQHLPPSEKSEAETIKRLEEKLYDIINDWYPGKAHKLTGMLMDIDSAALENLVLNKQMLKEKVEGTLAVLHRMEQTSSNSHEGPFCREPTKHCSPGDSMKEELGEQLYGKIEESHPENADKITGMLLEMSVEDLHRLLKNPLELQEKIMLAENVLKID from the exons ATGCTCTTTAAATCGCTTCGAAACTCCCCTCACCCCAGAAAGGCTCTGGCTGGCATTCGTCATTCACTCGTGAGCTCTTTGTGCAGGAAAATGGGAAATTCACTCAGTGAACGCGAGAAAAATGAAGCTGACTTTGGAGAGGAATTGTACGAAATAGTGCAACAAATATATCCAGAACATGCTGATTACATTACTGGTATGTTACTGGAGTTAGACTGCAATGAACTCAAACGAATTCTAACCTCAACAAATCGTGAAGAGCTTCTTTGTAAGATTCACAAAGCTGCAGGGCATGTACTTCCCGAAAG AGGGAATTCACATGTAAGAGACTCATCCACAGATATATCtgataaaagtaataaatccGAAAGATGCAGCATTTTACCTTCTGGATCCTCTACACACCACAATGACAgtcttaaaacaaaacaagcctTAGGTGAACAGATGTATGCCTTGATTGAAGAGCAATATCCAGATGATGCAGAAAAACTGACAGGAATTTTGCTAGAAATGGATATTCAAAGTTTAGAGCTCATGATCAAGGATTCAAACTTGTTAGAACAAAAACTGGGAGAAATCATATCACTTTTGGAAAATGACTCtggacaaataaaaaatagCCAAACAGAGACGGCACAGAGACAATGTCAAAATAAGACTTCTATTGGAGAAGAACTTTATAGTTTGGTTAGTGAACTTGGCTGTGATCAAGCTGACAAAATCACAGGGATGCTTCTAGAAATGGATGCTTACGATTTAGAAGTGATCCTCAGAGACCAAGAggtgttaaaagaaaaagtgaatcAGGCATTATGGGCACTCAATAATCAGAGTGACATAAGTGAAACTATATCACCCTCAACAGAACAGGACGACAAAGCAGTTTATGGTGAACAACTGTATTACAAAATCTGTGAATGGTTCCCAGAGAATGCGGACAAAATCTCTGGTATGTTATTAGAAATGAATATTGCTACTTTAGAAATGTTGCTTAATGATTCTGCAGCACTACAAGAAAAAGCTGCATATGCTGCAAGCATCCTCACCACAGCAAAAACTAACAGTGAAACACAACACCTTCCACCTTCTGAAAAATCTGAGGCAGAAACAATAAAAAGGTTAGAAGAGAAGCTTTATGATATAATAAATGATTGGTATCCAGGAAAAGCTCATAAATTGACAGGCATGTTGATGGATATTGACAGTGCAGcattggagaatttggttttaaacaAGCAGATGTTGAAGGAAAAAGTTGAGGGAACATTAGCTGTCCTACACAGAATGGAACAAACTAGCTCAAACAG tcatgaaGGCCCATTTTGTAGGGAACCAACTAAACACTGCAGCCCAGGAGATTCCATGAAAGAAGAGTTGGGAGAACAACTGTATGGGAAGATTGAGGAGTCACATCCTGAAAATGCTGATAAAATCACAGGAATGCTTTTGGAAATGAGTGTAGAAGACCTTCACAGACTTCTGAAAAATCCTCTGgaacttcaagaaaaaataatgcttgcagaaaatgtcttaaaaataGACTGA
- the LOC131786018 gene encoding uncharacterized protein, with amino-acid sequence MEPVTSLKIIVFPSLEDKIFVGDKRRFCPTIASVVNNVTTKSGVVLDGRQTRIGNNRLTESKILGTRNKRQFSCPKIIDFNTLKSFQEIRPMHKPKRIFNGFFPSKVRSTSMALPNAYKEGQDVTLEELVPNPNAPPAYDGAVLSRTATSRNSSLRSEPITLPNDSEPQLSPQQNAKRDSRRVVYSLRNGSPSPWVDRYKLKQKTISASALTEIRNKTGTAEEPPVRGFSR; translated from the exons ATGGAGCCGGTGACTTCTTTGAAAATAATCGTTTTCCCAAGCCTAGAGGACAAGATATTTGTCGGCGACAAGAGACGATTTTGTCCAACAATCGCAAGCGTCGTTAATAACGTAACAACTAAGTCCGGAGTGGTTCTAGACGGTAGACAAACACGAATCGGTAACAACCGCCTAACTGAATCCAAAATACTAGGAACAAGGAACAAAAGACAATTTAGCTGTCCCAAGATCATAGATTTTAACACGTTGAAATCGTTCCAGGAAATTCGTCCCATGCACAAACCCAAACGCATCTTTAATGGCTTCTTCCCGTCAAAGGTCAGGTCTACATCAATGGCTTTGCCAAACGCTTACAAGGAAGGACAA GACGTAACTCTGGAAGAACTTGTTCCTAATCCAAACGCTCCTCCAGCATACGACGGAGCAGTACTCTCTCGTACAGCAACTTCACGAAACAGCAGTCTACGATCGGAACCGATCACATTACCGAATGATTCTGAGCCCCAATTATCGCCTCAGCAAAACGCTAAACGAGATTCGAGGAGGGTGGTTTACTCGCTAAGAAATGGCTCACCCTCCCCCTGGGTAGACAGATACAAACTAAAACAGAAGACGATTTCAGCATCCGCATTAACTGAAATAAGAAACAAGACGGGAACAGCCGAGGAACCGCCCGTGAGAGGATTCTCTAGATGA